In Desulfofundulus kuznetsovii DSM 6115, the following are encoded in one genomic region:
- the nrdR gene encoding transcriptional regulator NrdR — protein sequence MRCPFCGFSESRVLDSRSAEDGYSIRRRRECAGCARRFTTYERVDELPLVVVKKDGRREVFNRNKLLAGLVKACQKRPVSMAALEALVDEVERTLRSTAELEVSSRQIGEMIMERLRVLDEVAYVRFASVYREFRDVQEFLQEIRRLSETP from the coding sequence GTGCGCTGTCCCTTCTGCGGTTTTTCGGAAAGCCGGGTGCTGGATTCCCGCTCGGCGGAGGACGGTTATTCCATCCGCCGCCGGAGGGAATGCGCGGGATGCGCCCGGCGGTTTACCACCTACGAGCGGGTGGATGAGCTTCCCCTGGTGGTGGTAAAAAAGGACGGCCGGCGGGAGGTTTTTAATCGCAATAAGCTCCTGGCCGGGCTGGTGAAGGCCTGTCAAAAGCGCCCAGTATCCATGGCCGCCCTGGAGGCCCTGGTGGACGAGGTGGAGCGCACATTGCGCAGCACGGCGGAGCTGGAGGTTTCCAGCCGGCAAATCGGCGAAATGATTATGGAACGGCTGCGTGTGCTTGATGAAGTGGCTTATGTACGCTTTGCCTCGGTTTACCGGGAGTTCCGGGATGTACAGGAATTTTTGCAGGAAATCCGGCGCTTATCCGAAACGCCGTAA
- the nrdD gene encoding anaerobic ribonucleoside-triphosphate reductase, whose translation MFKVIRKRDGREVPFDETKITDAIFKAARAVGGEDRQTAMELTIEVLKMLKKKYNGQVFGVEDVQDVVEKVLIEAGHARTAKAYILYRDKRTRIREAKGDLMDAVEEILAETNRENANVGNSPSAKMLQIASAASKKYYLTRLLDEDFSNAHMRGDIHIHDLDWYAKTLNCLQLPLDRLLTEGFNTGHGYIRPPKRPTSATALAAIILQSSQNDMFGGQSFPFFDRQMAPFVEDADENETFQAMEALVYNLNSMHSRAGSQVPFSSINLGTDISEAGRKVTRNLLLAYEAGLGRGENPIFPNIIFRIQKGVNFEPGDPNYDLFQLAIRVASKRLNPSFAFMDSSFNRPYGDQVAYMGCRSRVMANRRGPEVTPGRGNLSFTTINLPRLGIKAERNLKRFYGLLSEVMDLAIRQLYHRFRVQARLKVKDMPFVMGQGIYLGSEGLKEDDCIEPAIVNGTLAVGFIGLAEALVALTGRHHGQSEESQALGQEIVAFMRRRIDEACEEYDLNYTLLATPAEGLSGRFVHIDRREFGIIPGVTDREYYTNSFHIPVYYPISSFEKISLEGPYHKYCNAGHISYVEMASPPVHNLEAVEAIIRHMAASDMGYAAINFPVDFCTSCNLMGVINENNCPRCGSAAIRRVRRITGYLSTVDRFNDSKVAELNDRLPHSLS comes from the coding sequence TTGTTCAAAGTTATCCGCAAGCGGGATGGGCGGGAAGTGCCCTTCGATGAGACCAAAATTACCGATGCCATCTTTAAGGCCGCCCGGGCGGTAGGGGGTGAGGACCGCCAGACGGCCATGGAGCTCACCATCGAGGTCCTCAAGATGCTCAAAAAGAAATACAACGGCCAGGTCTTCGGCGTGGAAGATGTTCAGGACGTGGTGGAAAAGGTGCTCATTGAAGCCGGTCACGCCCGCACGGCCAAGGCCTACATCCTCTACCGGGACAAGCGAACCCGCATCCGGGAAGCCAAGGGTGATTTAATGGATGCGGTGGAGGAAATCCTGGCGGAAACCAACCGGGAAAATGCCAATGTGGGCAATTCCCCTTCGGCCAAAATGTTGCAGATTGCCAGCGCAGCCAGCAAGAAATATTATCTCACCCGCCTTCTGGACGAGGATTTTTCCAATGCCCATATGCGGGGAGACATCCACATTCACGATCTTGACTGGTACGCCAAAACCTTGAACTGCCTGCAGCTGCCCCTGGACAGGCTCTTGACCGAAGGCTTTAATACCGGTCACGGGTACATCCGGCCCCCGAAACGGCCAACCTCGGCTACGGCCCTGGCGGCAATCATTTTGCAGAGTTCACAAAACGATATGTTCGGCGGGCAGTCCTTCCCCTTCTTTGACCGGCAAATGGCTCCCTTTGTGGAAGATGCCGATGAAAACGAGACATTCCAGGCCATGGAAGCCCTGGTGTACAACCTCAACTCCATGCACTCCCGGGCGGGGAGCCAGGTGCCGTTTTCCAGCATCAACCTGGGCACCGATATTTCCGAGGCCGGGCGCAAGGTAACCCGCAACCTGCTTTTAGCCTATGAGGCCGGGCTGGGGAGGGGGGAAAACCCCATTTTCCCCAATATCATTTTCCGTATACAGAAAGGGGTCAACTTTGAACCCGGGGACCCGAACTATGATTTGTTCCAGCTAGCCATTCGGGTAGCCAGCAAACGGTTGAATCCTTCCTTTGCCTTTATGGATTCTTCTTTCAACCGTCCTTACGGGGATCAGGTGGCCTATATGGGCTGCCGCAGCCGGGTGATGGCCAACAGGCGGGGTCCGGAGGTCACGCCGGGTAGGGGGAACCTGTCCTTCACCACCATCAACCTGCCCCGGCTGGGCATAAAGGCCGAGCGAAATCTCAAGCGGTTCTATGGGCTTTTGTCGGAGGTTATGGACCTGGCCATCAGGCAGCTTTACCATCGCTTCCGGGTGCAGGCCAGGCTCAAGGTCAAGGACATGCCCTTTGTCATGGGGCAGGGTATTTACCTGGGTTCGGAAGGGCTGAAGGAGGACGATTGTATCGAACCGGCCATTGTCAACGGCACCCTGGCCGTGGGCTTTATCGGCCTGGCCGAAGCCCTGGTGGCTTTAACCGGGCGGCATCACGGCCAGAGCGAGGAATCCCAGGCCCTCGGCCAGGAGATTGTGGCCTTTATGCGCCGGCGTATTGATGAGGCCTGTGAGGAATATGACCTGAACTATACCCTGCTGGCCACACCGGCCGAGGGGCTTTCCGGGCGGTTTGTGCACATAGACCGGCGGGAGTTCGGCATTATTCCCGGCGTGACGGACCGGGAATATTACACCAACTCTTTCCATATACCGGTGTACTATCCCATCAGCAGCTTTGAGAAAATCAGCCTGGAAGGACCCTACCATAAATACTGTAATGCCGGACACATCAGCTATGTGGAAATGGCCTCGCCACCGGTACACAACCTTGAGGCGGTGGAAGCCATTATCCGCCACATGGCGGCCAGCGACATGGGTTATGCGGCCATTAACTTCCCGGTGGATTTCTGTACCAGCTGCAACTTAATGGGTGTAATCAACGAAAACAATTGCCCCCGCTGCGGGTCGGCAGCCATCCGGCGGGTGCGGCGGATTACCGGTTACCTTTCCACCGTGGACCGCTTCAACGACAGCAAGGTGGCGGAATTAAACGACCGTTTGCCCCACAGCTTGAGTTAG
- the nrdG gene encoding anaerobic ribonucleoside-triphosphate reductase activating protein, whose amino-acid sequence MQLRVAGIIKESVVDGPGLRLVVFAQGCPRRCPGCHNPHTWDPAGGTLVEVEEVLAMVRKNPLLKGITLSGGEPFAQAGALAYLARQVRALGRDVITYTGYTWEELLELARRDGAVKELLELSDYIVDGPYIQEKRDPELPFRGSSNQRIIDVPASLACGRVVIASWGG is encoded by the coding sequence ATGCAGCTACGTGTAGCCGGGATAATTAAGGAAAGTGTGGTGGACGGGCCTGGCCTGCGGCTGGTGGTTTTTGCCCAGGGTTGCCCCCGTCGCTGTCCCGGCTGCCATAATCCCCATACCTGGGATCCGGCCGGGGGCACTTTGGTTGAGGTGGAAGAAGTTCTGGCCATGGTCAGGAAAAATCCCCTTTTAAAAGGGATAACCCTTTCCGGGGGCGAGCCCTTTGCCCAGGCCGGCGCCCTGGCCTATCTGGCCCGGCAGGTTCGCGCCCTGGGCCGGGATGTGATTACTTATACGGGCTATACCTGGGAGGAACTCCTTGAGCTCGCCAGAAGGGATGGGGCGGTAAAAGAGCTTCTGGAGCTTTCCGATTATATTGTGGACGGTCCCTATATCCAGGAAAAAAGGGACCCGGAACTGCCCTTCCGTGGTTCCAGCAACCAGCGCATTATCGATGTACCCGCCTCCCTTGCCTGCGGCCGGGTGGTCATCGCTTCGTGGGGCGGGTAA
- a CDS encoding BsuPI-related putative proteinase inhibitor, with protein sequence MLTYTVQPGDTLSSIAQRFNTTVEKLVALNNISDPDHIDVGMVLTIEADGDGGAGGDPVAARVVDGLLYVLSTDRRTYRQGEPVRLTLIKVNIQDSPITMTYATGQRFDFAALREGREVWRWSFGRSFPQVAGQVTLQPGESQTFRATWDQRNNAGNLVAPGNFTIRGFNVARGLAQRFVSIPISVAPAVVPTPPPPTGVCPTGNLLRDPGLEEWRDVNTPVLWNGTNIFRTPLNCGGRFAAGMGAVPNRQATLTQSVAGLPGRLYQLSFSAREIPGRPPRGNFSLEAAVFFYDAQGRLISRADPVFSETSIPESCRRFSLTTGLSPARTGRVEVRFIFTPAAGNNNPVAVDEVDLRCI encoded by the coding sequence ATGCTTACCTATACGGTGCAGCCGGGGGACACACTTTCATCAATTGCCCAGCGTTTTAACACCACCGTGGAGAAGCTGGTGGCCTTGAATAATATTTCCGATCCCGATCATATCGACGTGGGGATGGTTTTAACCATTGAGGCGGACGGAGACGGTGGTGCCGGGGGAGACCCGGTTGCCGCCCGTGTTGTTGATGGACTTTTGTATGTTTTATCTACAGATCGCCGGACTTACCGCCAGGGGGAACCGGTACGTTTAACCTTAATTAAAGTAAACATCCAGGATAGCCCTATCACCATGACCTATGCCACGGGCCAGCGTTTCGACTTTGCCGCCCTGCGGGAGGGCCGGGAAGTGTGGCGCTGGTCCTTTGGGAGGAGCTTTCCCCAAGTTGCCGGCCAGGTAACGCTTCAACCGGGGGAAAGCCAGACCTTCAGGGCGACCTGGGACCAGCGGAACAACGCAGGTAATCTGGTGGCACCCGGCAATTTCACCATCCGGGGCTTCAACGTGGCCCGGGGGCTGGCCCAGCGTTTTGTTTCCATACCCATAAGTGTTGCGCCCGCGGTGGTGCCAACGCCGCCCCCGCCAACTGGCGTGTGCCCTACCGGTAATTTGTTACGGGATCCAGGTTTAGAGGAATGGCGGGATGTGAATACGCCTGTCTTGTGGAATGGAACCAACATTTTCCGCACCCCGTTAAACTGCGGGGGACGCTTTGCCGCCGGTATGGGGGCTGTGCCCAACCGCCAGGCCACCCTTACCCAGTCGGTGGCGGGCCTGCCCGGCCGGTTGTATCAACTGAGCTTTTCCGCCCGGGAAATTCCCGGGCGGCCTCCCCGGGGGAACTTCTCCCTGGAAGCGGCGGTGTTTTTCTACGATGCCCAGGGGCGCCTGATCAGCAGGGCGGACCCCGTTTTCAGTGAAACCAGCATCCCGGAATCCTGCCGGCGTTTTTCCCTTACCACCGGTCTTTCTCCGGCACGTACGGGCCGGGTGGAGGTGCGGTTCATTTTTACTCCGGCAGCCGGCAACAATAACCCTGTGGCCGTTGATGAGGTGGATTTGCGCTGCATCTAA
- a CDS encoding FmdB family zinc ribbon protein, whose translation MPIYEFRCNTCGHRFEKLCSLGESGEHQVCPACQATGANRVMSSFASLGNRDAGGSSSGGSSCGGCAGGSCATCGH comes from the coding sequence ATGCCTATTTATGAATTTCGCTGCAACACCTGCGGTCACCGCTTTGAAAAATTATGCTCGCTGGGAGAAAGTGGTGAGCATCAGGTATGCCCGGCATGCCAGGCCACCGGCGCAAACCGGGTGATGAGCAGCTTTGCCTCCCTGGGCAACCGGGATGCCGGCGGTAGCAGCAGTGGTGGCAGCAGCTGTGGCGGTTGCGCCGGGGGAAGCTGCGCCACCTGCGGGCATTGA
- a CDS encoding MBL fold metallo-hydrolase RNA specificity domain-containing protein, with the protein MRVRFLGAAQTVTGSCFLLEVGANRLMVDCGMFQGPRTLRERNYRPFPVSPLSVDYVLLTHAHIDHSGLIPKLVKHGFRGKVLATPATIDLCAVMLPDSGHIQEMEVERLNRKAARAGRPLIEPIYNVEDAHRAMNFFQPVDYGQTVNLTKEISVRFLEAGHILGSAMVELTVREGRQETKLLFTGDLGKKNKPFLKDPSFIDHADYVFIESTYGDRLHPDQGDHVNLLHDIIWETYRKGGNLIIPAFAVERTQDLLYDLNLLIVNNRFPPMKVYIDSPMAVAATEVFKKYTPYFDQETRELIAQGKDPLNMTALEFTRTTEESMALNKIKSGAIIIAASGMCEAGRIKHHLRHNLWRPECTVLFVGYQAPGTKGRKIKDGAKYVRIHGEEVAVRATIKSIDSFSAHADKEELLEWLGHLQKPPTRVFLVHGEPSSMNVLAQDIARRYGYSVHVPVLEEEVQLTPALPLGEEELRRAYDAVASRLQDVLASGLGRGHYQEIMEQLDHLNALLASIQKQAS; encoded by the coding sequence ATGCGCGTTCGTTTTCTCGGAGCTGCCCAAACGGTCACGGGCTCCTGCTTTCTTTTAGAAGTGGGAGCCAACCGGCTGATGGTGGATTGCGGCATGTTTCAAGGGCCCCGGACTTTAAGGGAGCGCAACTACCGGCCTTTCCCTGTATCACCCCTTAGCGTGGATTACGTTTTGCTCACCCACGCCCATATAGATCACAGCGGCTTAATTCCCAAGCTGGTGAAACATGGTTTTCGGGGCAAGGTGCTGGCCACCCCGGCTACCATTGATCTGTGTGCAGTCATGTTGCCCGACAGCGGGCACATCCAGGAAATGGAGGTAGAAAGGCTTAACCGCAAGGCCGCCCGGGCCGGCCGCCCGCTCATAGAACCAATTTATAACGTTGAGGACGCCCACCGGGCCATGAATTTTTTTCAACCAGTCGATTACGGCCAGACGGTGAATCTTACCAAAGAGATCAGCGTACGCTTTTTGGAAGCGGGACACATCCTTGGTTCGGCCATGGTAGAACTTACGGTCAGGGAGGGGCGACAAGAAACCAAACTTCTTTTTACCGGGGATTTAGGGAAAAAGAACAAGCCCTTCCTTAAAGACCCCTCGTTTATTGACCATGCCGATTATGTATTCATCGAATCCACCTATGGTGACCGCCTGCACCCGGATCAGGGGGATCATGTAAATCTGCTCCACGATATTATCTGGGAGACCTATCGTAAAGGCGGCAATTTAATTATTCCCGCTTTTGCCGTGGAACGCACCCAGGATTTGCTTTATGATCTCAATCTCCTGATTGTCAACAACCGCTTCCCGCCCATGAAGGTTTATATTGACAGCCCCATGGCCGTGGCGGCCACGGAAGTTTTTAAAAAATATACACCTTATTTTGACCAGGAGACCCGGGAGCTTATAGCCCAAGGGAAGGACCCCCTGAACATGACCGCCCTTGAGTTTACCCGCACCACCGAAGAATCCATGGCTTTAAATAAAATTAAAAGCGGGGCCATCATCATAGCGGCCAGCGGTATGTGCGAGGCCGGCCGGATCAAGCACCACCTGCGCCATAACCTGTGGCGTCCCGAATGCACCGTTCTTTTTGTTGGTTACCAGGCTCCTGGAACCAAGGGCCGTAAGATAAAAGACGGGGCAAAATACGTGCGCATTCACGGGGAAGAAGTGGCCGTACGGGCTACCATTAAAAGTATCGATAGTTTTTCTGCCCATGCGGATAAAGAAGAATTGCTGGAATGGTTGGGACACTTACAAAAACCCCCTACCAGGGTTTTCCTGGTGCACGGGGAACCTTCTTCCATGAATGTTCTGGCGCAGGATATTGCCCGTCGTTACGGTTATTCCGTGCACGTTCCCGTGCTTGAGGAAGAAGTGCAGCTTACCCCGGCTTTGCCGCTTGGCGAGGAGGAGTTGCGCCGGGCATATGACGCAGTGGCGAGCCGTTTACAGGATGTGCTGGCCAGTGGCCTGGGCAGGGGACATTACCAGGAGATTATGGAACAGCTGGACCATTTGAACGCCCTGCTGGCATCCATTCAAAAGCAGGCCAGTTAA
- the pgeF gene encoding peptidoglycan editing factor PgeF, which translates to MPGYLWREEGTVKWLLWEAFLDTGLVSHGFTTRHGGVSTGEFATLNMAFHVGDDPGHVLINRDRACRALEMNPAHLVAGQQVHGDRVAVVGKVHRGRGARSTEDALPATDALITGELLVPLSSYYADCVPVFLLDPVRRVVGLAHAGWRGTYLDIAAKTVEAMGRFFGSRPGDCLAGIGPSIGPCCYEVDAPLVDLFKEHFPFWQDLLVPNPSGKWQLDLWEANRRVLLEAGLVPENIFTAGVCTCCRQDLFFSYRGSGGRTGRMAALIMLT; encoded by the coding sequence GTGCCCGGCTACCTGTGGAGAGAAGAAGGGACGGTTAAGTGGCTGCTCTGGGAAGCCTTCCTGGACACCGGTTTGGTGAGCCATGGCTTTACCACCCGCCATGGCGGTGTCAGTACCGGGGAGTTCGCCACTTTAAATATGGCCTTTCACGTGGGTGATGACCCTGGTCATGTGCTGATCAACCGGGATCGGGCCTGCCGGGCTTTGGAAATGAACCCCGCACACCTGGTGGCCGGCCAGCAGGTCCACGGGGACCGGGTGGCGGTGGTCGGGAAGGTTCACCGCGGCCGGGGGGCCCGGTCAACGGAAGATGCCCTGCCCGCCACTGATGCCCTGATTACCGGGGAACTCCTGGTACCCCTGTCCAGTTATTATGCCGATTGCGTGCCGGTTTTCCTTCTGGATCCGGTTCGGCGGGTGGTGGGTCTGGCCCATGCGGGCTGGAGGGGGACGTACCTTGACATTGCGGCCAAAACGGTGGAGGCCATGGGCCGTTTCTTTGGCAGCCGGCCCGGGGATTGCCTGGCGGGCATTGGCCCCTCCATTGGACCCTGTTGCTATGAAGTGGATGCGCCCCTGGTTGACCTGTTTAAAGAACATTTTCCCTTCTGGCAGGATCTTTTAGTTCCCAATCCGTCTGGCAAGTGGCAGCTCGACCTTTGGGAGGCCAACCGGCGCGTTCTCCTGGAAGCCGGCCTTGTACCGGAAAACATTTTTACAGCCGGTGTTTGCACCTGTTGCCGGCAGGACCTCTTTTTTTCCTACCGGGGGAGTGGCGGCCGTACCGGGAGGATGGCGGCCCTGATCATGTTAACTTAA
- a CDS encoding response regulator transcription factor has product MAKILVVDDEEHIVELIRFNLEKEGYQVIAATDGNTAIEMARSQRPDLILLDVMLPGQDGLAVCRTLQQEAETRHIPVIMISARGEELDKVLGLEMGADDYVTKPFSPRELVARVKARLRRAPGEGEGRGVRPPGGRLVRGRLVIDPDRFLVTVDGVKQDLTPKEFELLRFLASEPGKVFSREYLLEQIWGYDYAGDSRTVDVHIRHIRQKLEQVPNAPQYIETVRGVGYRFREVP; this is encoded by the coding sequence ATGGCTAAAATCCTGGTTGTGGATGATGAAGAGCATATTGTGGAGTTGATCCGCTTTAACCTGGAAAAGGAAGGTTACCAGGTAATAGCCGCCACGGACGGGAATACCGCCATCGAAATGGCACGCTCCCAGCGGCCCGATCTCATCCTCCTTGATGTGATGTTGCCGGGACAGGATGGCCTGGCGGTCTGTCGCACCCTGCAGCAGGAGGCCGAAACCCGGCATATTCCGGTAATCATGATCAGTGCCCGGGGGGAGGAACTGGATAAGGTACTGGGTCTGGAAATGGGAGCCGACGACTACGTCACCAAGCCTTTCAGCCCGCGGGAGCTGGTGGCCCGGGTCAAAGCCCGGTTGCGCCGGGCGCCTGGGGAAGGCGAAGGCAGGGGTGTTCGCCCTCCGGGGGGAAGACTGGTCCGCGGGCGGCTGGTAATTGACCCGGATCGTTTCCTGGTTACCGTGGACGGCGTTAAACAGGACCTAACTCCGAAGGAATTCGAGTTACTGCGTTTTCTGGCCAGTGAGCCGGGAAAAGTTTTTTCCCGTGAATACCTGCTGGAACAGATCTGGGGTTACGATTATGCCGGGGACTCCCGGACGGTGGATGTGCATATACGCCATATCCGTCAAAAGCTGGAACAGGTGCCCAACGCGCCCCAGTATATTGAAACGGTGCGTGGGGTGGGTTATCGCTTCCGGGAGGTGCCTTAG
- the pnpS gene encoding two-component system histidine kinase PnpS codes for MKLNFLRGISWRPVVSYFFLMAIFFALLQLYAAKKLSVLGALFIILPLSVLLAWLLYQRVIGPLNEIIAAARDMARGNLGRELHIYTQDEIGELARSINDMARQLRNTIDMITDERNRARAILDSMADGVIALDREGRVLLINPVVEEIFDLRQETCLGKKILGVIRNYDVERLLRKALETQKPTSEEVKIFGAGSDPRIFRLHATPLKGSNRETGGVVVVLRDITERKKLEQMRTEFVANVSHELRTPLTSIKGFLETLLDGAMNDPKTSRQFLEIMSQETERLTRLVDDLLDLSKIEERRVVHRWQPVNLVDIINRVASLFRPQAKEKALTLSLEVPRDLPSVYGDPDMLAQVLINLLDNAIKYTPPRGSVTIRAMVLEDQLRVEVEDTGIGIPAESLPRIFERFYRVDKARSRELGGFGIGLAIVKHIIRAHGGKIEVESTPGKGSLFYFTLPLAEPASR; via the coding sequence GTGAAGCTTAACTTCCTGCGGGGTATTTCCTGGCGGCCGGTGGTCAGTTATTTTTTCCTGATGGCCATCTTTTTTGCCCTTTTGCAGCTTTATGCCGCTAAAAAACTGAGCGTATTAGGAGCTTTATTTATTATCCTGCCCCTATCGGTATTACTGGCCTGGCTTTTATACCAGAGGGTCATCGGTCCGTTAAATGAAATCATTGCCGCGGCCAGGGATATGGCCCGGGGCAACCTGGGCCGGGAACTGCATATTTATACCCAGGATGAAATAGGGGAACTGGCCCGCAGCATTAATGACATGGCCCGTCAACTGCGGAACACTATTGACATGATTACCGATGAAAGGAACCGGGCCCGCGCCATTCTGGACAGCATGGCCGACGGGGTAATTGCCCTGGATCGGGAGGGTCGCGTGCTGCTCATAAACCCGGTGGTAGAGGAAATATTTGACTTAAGGCAGGAAACCTGCCTGGGGAAAAAAATCCTGGGAGTTATCCGCAACTATGACGTTGAGCGCCTCCTGCGCAAGGCTCTGGAGACACAAAAACCCACCAGCGAGGAAGTAAAAATTTTCGGGGCCGGCTCCGACCCTCGTATTTTCCGCCTCCATGCCACCCCTTTAAAAGGCTCCAACCGGGAAACCGGGGGGGTAGTGGTGGTCCTGCGGGATATTACCGAACGCAAAAAACTGGAACAGATGCGTACGGAGTTTGTGGCCAATGTTTCCCATGAACTGCGTACTCCATTAACTTCCATCAAGGGTTTTTTGGAAACCCTTCTGGACGGGGCTATGAATGATCCCAAAACTTCCCGCCAGTTTCTGGAAATAATGAGTCAGGAAACCGAACGCCTGACCCGTCTGGTGGACGATCTGCTGGATCTCTCCAAGATTGAGGAACGACGGGTGGTGCACCGCTGGCAACCGGTGAATTTGGTGGACATTATCAACCGCGTGGCTTCCCTGTTCCGGCCGCAGGCAAAGGAAAAAGCACTCACCCTTTCCCTGGAAGTGCCCCGGGATCTGCCCAGCGTGTATGGTGATCCCGATATGCTTGCCCAGGTGTTGATTAATTTGCTGGACAACGCCATTAAATATACCCCGCCCCGGGGCAGCGTAACCATCCGGGCCATGGTCCTGGAGGATCAGTTGAGGGTAGAGGTGGAAGATACCGGCATTGGCATTCCTGCCGAAAGCCTGCCCCGTATATTTGAGCGTTTCTACCGTGTGGATAAGGCCCGTTCCCGGGAACTGGGGGGTTTTGGTATCGGCCTGGCCATTGTGAAACATATTATTCGCGCTCATGGCGGCAAGATTGAGGTGGAAAGTACACCCGGCAAGGGAAGTTTGTTCTACTTTACCCTGCCCCTGGCTGAACCGGCATCCCGTTAA
- the pstB gene encoding phosphate ABC transporter ATP-binding protein PstB: protein MEEHVKIAVKDLNLYYKDFHALKDINLDIKANKITALIGPSGCGKSTFLRTLNRMNDLIEGVRIEGTVLLDGRDIYAPDVDVVYLRKRVGMVFQRPNPFPMSVYDNVAYGPRVHGIKNKRLLDEIVERSLRNAALWDEVQDRLFKSALGLSGGQQQRLCIARLLAVEPEVLLMDEPSSALDPISTLKIEELIQVLKKDYTIVIVTHNMQQAARVSDITAYFLNGELVEWGTTDEIFTRPKDQRTEDYITGRFG from the coding sequence ATGGAAGAACACGTGAAGATTGCCGTTAAAGATTTAAACCTTTATTATAAAGATTTTCACGCCCTTAAAGATATCAATTTAGATATAAAGGCCAATAAAATCACTGCTCTTATTGGTCCTTCCGGTTGCGGCAAGTCAACCTTTTTGCGTACCTTAAACCGGATGAACGATCTTATCGAGGGAGTACGGATAGAGGGAACGGTTTTACTGGACGGCCGGGATATCTACGCCCCCGATGTGGATGTGGTTTACTTACGCAAACGAGTCGGGATGGTCTTCCAGCGTCCGAATCCCTTTCCCATGTCGGTGTATGATAACGTGGCGTACGGCCCGAGGGTTCACGGTATCAAGAATAAGCGGCTGTTGGACGAAATTGTGGAAAGGAGCCTGCGGAACGCGGCCCTGTGGGATGAGGTGCAGGACCGCTTATTTAAATCGGCCCTGGGCCTTTCCGGTGGCCAGCAGCAACGCCTCTGCATTGCCCGCCTCCTGGCGGTGGAACCGGAAGTGCTGCTGATGGACGAACCCAGTTCCGCCCTGGATCCCATTTCCACTCTCAAAATAGAAGAGCTGATCCAGGTGCTGAAGAAAGATTACACCATTGTGATTGTGACCCACAATATGCAGCAGGCCGCCCGGGTTTCGGACATTACCGCGTATTTTTTAAACGGCGAACTGGTGGAATGGGGGACGACGGATGAAATCTTTACCCGTCCCAAAGATCAGCGTACGGAAGATTATATTACCGGTCGATTTGGTTAG
- the phoU gene encoding phosphate signaling complex protein PhoU — protein MSPRSSFDKALAELQQDILRMASLVEQAIYDAVQSLVKLDVASAAQVIMGDEMIDELYLEIEDKCVKLIATQQPIARDLRVAITGIKILLSLERMADHAVDIARATMCLSGQPLTVKCLEYIPQMGRLAQQMVKDGLDAYVNGDVQKAREMCALDDEVDYIFARVFRELINGMIENPKTVMQSAYLLYVSRYLERIADHATNIGEAVIYLVTGERRELN, from the coding sequence GTGAGTCCCCGTTCTTCCTTTGATAAAGCCCTGGCTGAACTCCAGCAGGATATCCTGCGCATGGCCAGTCTGGTGGAACAGGCCATTTATGATGCGGTGCAATCCCTGGTCAAGCTCGACGTGGCAAGTGCGGCCCAGGTAATCATGGGCGATGAGATGATCGATGAACTTTACCTGGAAATTGAAGATAAATGCGTAAAATTAATTGCCACCCAGCAACCCATTGCCCGGGATTTGCGGGTGGCCATCACCGGGATCAAGATTCTTTTGAGTCTGGAACGGATGGCCGATCATGCGGTGGATATCGCCCGGGCCACCATGTGTTTGAGCGGGCAGCCTTTGACGGTAAAATGCCTGGAATATATTCCTCAAATGGGACGGCTTGCCCAGCAAATGGTCAAAGATGGACTGGATGCCTATGTTAATGGTGATGTCCAAAAGGCCAGGGAGATGTGTGCCCTGGATGATGAAGTGGACTATATCTTTGCTAGAGTCTTCCGGGAACTGATCAACGGCATGATAGAGAATCCCAAAACAGTGATGCAATCGGCCTACCTTCTTTACGTCAGTCGCTACCTGGAAAGGATTGCCGACCATGCCACCAATATTGGAGAGGCCGTCATCTACCTGGTCACGGGTGAACGCCGGGAACTGAACTAA